A stretch of the Bacillus licheniformis DSM 13 = ATCC 14580 genome encodes the following:
- a CDS encoding YlmC/YmxH family sporulation protein: MMNISDFQIKDVVNVSNGKKLGSIGDIDINVTTGKIQAIVIGGTGKVFGFFGKEEEIVIPWRNIVKIGEDVILVRLS; encoded by the coding sequence ATGATGAATATTTCTGATTTCCAGATAAAAGATGTCGTTAACGTATCAAACGGAAAAAAGCTCGGCAGCATCGGCGATATCGATATAAATGTAACGACAGGCAAAATACAGGCGATCGTCATCGGAGGAACGGGGAAAGTTTTCGGATTTTTCGGAAAAGAAGAGGAAATCGTCATTCCGTGGCGAAATATTGTTAAAATTGGAGAAGATGTGATTCTTGTGCGTTTAAGCTGA
- the sigG gene encoding RNA polymerase sporulation sigma factor SigG, with protein MSRNKVEICGVDTSKLPVLKNEEMRKLFKQMQDEGDTTAREKLVNGNLRLVLSVIQRFNNRGEYVDDLFQVGCIGLMKSIDNFDLSHNVKFSTYAVPMIIGEIRRYLRDNNPIRVSRSLRDIAYKALQVRERLISETSREPTAQEIAKELEVSHEEIVFALDAIQDPVSLFEPIYNDGGDPIYVMDQISDERNKDSQWIEELALKEGMRRLNEREKMILRKRFFQGKTQMEVADEIGISQAQVSRLEKAAIKQMNKNIH; from the coding sequence GTGTCGAGGAATAAAGTTGAAATCTGCGGGGTTGATACATCAAAACTGCCCGTACTGAAGAACGAAGAGATGAGAAAGTTATTCAAGCAAATGCAGGATGAAGGAGACACAACAGCGAGAGAAAAGCTTGTTAACGGCAATTTGCGCCTTGTCTTAAGCGTCATTCAAAGGTTTAACAACAGAGGAGAATATGTTGATGACTTATTCCAAGTCGGCTGCATCGGACTAATGAAATCAATTGATAATTTTGACCTGAGCCACAATGTTAAGTTTTCAACATATGCTGTACCAATGATCATCGGAGAAATCCGCAGATATTTGCGCGATAACAACCCGATCCGCGTCTCACGGTCACTCAGGGATATCGCGTACAAGGCGCTGCAAGTGAGAGAACGGCTGATCAGTGAGACAAGCAGGGAGCCGACTGCTCAGGAGATCGCTAAAGAGCTTGAAGTGTCCCATGAAGAAATCGTTTTTGCGCTTGACGCCATTCAAGATCCTGTATCTTTGTTTGAGCCGATTTACAATGACGGAGGAGATCCGATTTATGTCATGGATCAAATCAGCGATGAGCGCAACAAGGATTCGCAATGGATCGAAGAGCTCGCCTTAAAAGAAGGCATGAGACGGCTGAATGAACGGGAAAAAATGATCCTCAGAAAACGCTTCTTCCAAGGCAAGACGCAAATGGAAGTCGCTGATGAGATCGGAATCTCCCAAGCCCAGGTCTCAAGGCTGGAAAAAGCCGCCATTAAACAAATGAATAAGAACATTCACTAA
- a CDS encoding putative RNA methyltransferase, whose translation MNKKLKRAALMKEHETMFQCPLCAANMAISELKSLICSNRHTFDIAKGGYVNVATHSPSVKIYLKPEEC comes from the coding sequence ATGAATAAAAAATTAAAAAGAGCAGCGCTTATGAAGGAGCATGAAACGATGTTTCAGTGCCCGCTATGCGCCGCGAACATGGCGATCAGCGAGTTAAAAAGCCTTATATGTTCAAACAGACATACGTTTGATATCGCAAAAGGAGGGTATGTCAATGTCGCGACGCATTCTCCTTCCGTTAAGATTTATTTGAAGCCAGAAGAATGTTAG
- a CDS encoding methyltransferase domain-containing protein — MLAAAGFFEPMRGALTDRLKQAGLPFCNFVRILDAGCGEGSHLTRIAETLEARFGTPVLGVGLDLAKAGIVSAAKQEREAIWCVADLAAAPFRNRSFDAILNILSPSNYAEFERLLSDDGIVLKVIPRSGHLKELRRFLYDGSDKQAYTSEDTAERFASHFDLIDRTEIAYSKRLDRIQLPPLIKMTPLSWRAQKERINAFLKKESAVMTVHLDILAGRKKTK, encoded by the coding sequence ATGTTAGCAGCCGCCGGCTTTTTTGAACCGATGAGAGGCGCGTTGACAGACCGTCTTAAACAAGCCGGCCTGCCGTTTTGCAATTTTGTCAGGATCCTCGATGCCGGCTGCGGGGAAGGTTCGCATTTGACGCGAATCGCTGAAACGCTAGAAGCGCGTTTCGGAACGCCTGTCCTTGGAGTCGGGCTGGATTTGGCGAAAGCCGGGATTGTATCGGCGGCTAAGCAAGAAAGAGAGGCGATCTGGTGTGTCGCCGATCTGGCTGCCGCACCGTTTCGGAATCGTTCATTCGACGCGATCCTCAATATATTGTCGCCTTCTAATTACGCGGAATTCGAGCGGCTGTTATCGGATGACGGCATCGTTTTGAAAGTGATTCCGAGAAGCGGCCATCTGAAAGAACTGAGGAGATTTTTGTACGACGGCTCGGACAAACAAGCCTATACGAGCGAGGATACGGCTGAGCGCTTCGCGTCTCATTTTGATCTGATCGACAGAACGGAGATCGCCTACAGCAAACGTTTAGACCGAATCCAGCTCCCGCCGCTCATCAAGATGACGCCTTTATCATGGCGCGCGCAAAAGGAGCGGATCAATGCCTTTCTAAAGAAGGAATCCGCTGTTATGACCGTCCATCTCGATATTTTAGCCGGCAGGAAAAAAACGAAATAA
- a CDS encoding ABC transporter ATP-binding protein produces the protein MVLQLEHASLKRNGEWILKDIDWTVEKGEHWALYGLNGAGKTALLNMLCAYYFPTIGKVTVLGREFGKTELGEKLRRKIGLVSAALQQKLYPEDSAFEIVLSGAFASIGLYESPSQSVREKAVALLEEFGSIRYADRRYETLSQGEKQKVLIARALMADPELLILDEPVTGLDFIAREQVLDTVEQIAKKDSAPSMLYVTHHAEEILPAFSQTLLLKKGEVFALGKTREMMSGEVLSEFFDMPVQAVWTEDRPYLSKKKTANLNV, from the coding sequence GTGGTTCTGCAGCTTGAGCATGCTTCACTAAAACGAAACGGAGAGTGGATATTAAAGGATATTGATTGGACGGTGGAAAAGGGGGAGCACTGGGCGTTATACGGATTGAACGGAGCCGGCAAAACCGCACTGCTCAATATGCTGTGCGCTTATTATTTTCCGACAATAGGAAAAGTCACCGTGTTAGGGCGCGAATTCGGAAAAACGGAGCTTGGCGAGAAGCTTCGGCGAAAAATCGGCCTTGTTTCAGCCGCCCTGCAGCAGAAGCTTTATCCTGAAGACAGTGCATTTGAAATTGTTTTAAGCGGCGCCTTCGCTTCGATCGGCCTTTATGAATCGCCTTCACAGTCTGTCAGAGAGAAAGCGGTCGCCCTCTTGGAGGAATTCGGCTCCATCCGCTATGCGGACAGGAGATATGAAACGCTCTCCCAGGGAGAAAAGCAAAAGGTGCTGATCGCAAGGGCCTTGATGGCCGATCCTGAGCTGCTGATTCTCGACGAACCTGTCACCGGTCTAGATTTTATCGCGAGGGAGCAGGTGCTGGATACGGTTGAACAAATTGCCAAGAAAGACAGTGCGCCGTCCATGCTTTACGTTACTCACCATGCAGAAGAAATTCTCCCCGCTTTCAGCCAAACCCTGCTGTTAAAAAAAGGGGAAGTGTTTGCGTTGGGAAAGACAAGAGAGATGATGTCCGGCGAGGTTCTGTCCGAATTTTTCGATATGCCCGTCCAGGCGGTATGGACGGAAGATCGGCCGTACTTGTCCAAGAAAAAAACTGCAAACCTCAATGTTTAA
- a CDS encoding S8 family peptidase → MKRKLRKKAFSTILSGLLIGSLFMPAVSDAAAKPALTSMKEQAAAGKGKISKTLVKQFKKEDQVTFLIKLKDQVDTPKVAKQAEKNAKKKSLSAAKTEYQKRSAVVSALRVKADESQSDLKRYLKKQEKQGDVKKIRSYYIVNGMAVHATKEVMEQVAAFPEVEKVLPNEKRQLIKPTKQSVKKSAAKDEKEIEWNINRVDAPKAWKLGYDGSGTVVASIDTGVQWDHPALKEKYRGYDPQHPDQPNHEFSWYDAVSGASEPFDDLEHGTHVTGTMVGSEPDGQNQIGVAPGAKWIAVKAFSDDGGTDEDLIAAGEWILAPKDKDGNPHPEMAPDVVNNSWSGGAGIDEFYRDIVKAWRAAGIFPEFSAGNVDFANPGGPASIANPANYPEAFATGATDIDNRLADFSLQGPSPYDETKPEISAPGVNIRSSVPGSGYQDGWDGTSMAGPHVAAAAALIKQADSSITVDETEKILMETATPLTDSKFTESPNNGYGHGLVNVFDAVSAVTDGLGRAEGQVGKEGEDKSPPALNHQEITEIYSGSETPLKADVEDDVSIISVKLSYKTDDADWETIAAKQTSGDYKKGTYEAAVTVSEGKTLSYKWIVTDFGGNKTESKVYEVPISPAVTTGYKQDFENSASGWLTSGVKNSWERGIPQSGPNAAASGKNVFATNLTGPYESSANMNLLMPPVSVPKNQKLYLTYKYWRDIEEDFDYGFVYVQPEGKGEWIPAAEYSGKTSEWKDGQIDLSEYGGQTIKVMFNLQSDDSIEGDGLYIDDVALVKEVKSAGTKKRLGVEKQPAKMKDKKTKKRMIDPKKAKPAEALQEKTETKKAAPAVLPVRAQVSVLETGKSTYSNQATGAYSLAHAPGTYTLKAEAYGYESTAQTVKIESDKTTTADFVLKELKKGTLTGTIKNKKTGEPVRHAKLYIVEDAAVKPVQTDDDGSYSLTAYEGSYTVKVSANGYYSSEFSVDLKGDVSKDIDLDPFIGYPGEIGYDDGTGENAWAFYESGNGLAVKMTLENGQEKAMLKGGLFKFWDTEFPDPGGTDFAVEVYDASGEKGSPGKKIAGPFKAEALRTGEWTTVDLGDEGIIVGKDFYLVYVQKEDLANSPGLATDEDGEYSGRNWQYTDGSWSKAPSDQGNFMIRALVDYELSVPVITSPKDGFITNQKNAVIEGTSSPNTTVHLFNGDEEAGTAETAADGTFSKEIPLNKGENVITAKSSSASGTTDASEPVRIVLDQKKPKLTIDTPESGSKLNKETVTVKGTVSDDHLESVHVNGKKAAVDNGEYSARIMLDNGKNEIKVTASDAAGNKTTKKVTVDVNFEAPQITGLKPAEDLELKTGETVKIEFESAADLDAVFVIRMPLTNFKTAAQNVTELPIREVSKGKYEGYWTATSTAKAKGAEIEVIVRDDYGNETRQTAKGKLYINEKLK, encoded by the coding sequence TTGAAAAGAAAGCTGAGAAAAAAGGCGTTTTCCACCATTTTAAGCGGTTTGTTAATCGGCTCGCTGTTCATGCCCGCCGTTTCAGATGCCGCGGCAAAGCCCGCACTTACTTCCATGAAAGAACAAGCAGCCGCAGGGAAGGGGAAAATTTCAAAAACTCTTGTCAAACAGTTCAAAAAAGAAGATCAAGTCACATTTTTGATTAAACTGAAAGATCAAGTCGATACACCAAAAGTGGCCAAACAGGCGGAAAAGAACGCGAAGAAAAAGTCGCTGAGCGCTGCTAAAACAGAATATCAAAAACGCTCGGCTGTTGTTTCCGCTTTAAGAGTCAAAGCGGATGAGTCGCAAAGCGATCTGAAACGTTATTTAAAAAAGCAGGAAAAACAGGGGGACGTAAAAAAAATCAGATCCTATTATATTGTCAACGGCATGGCCGTCCATGCGACGAAAGAGGTCATGGAACAAGTAGCGGCTTTTCCGGAAGTAGAAAAAGTGCTTCCGAACGAAAAAAGGCAGCTGATCAAACCGACTAAACAGTCTGTGAAAAAATCAGCAGCCAAGGATGAAAAAGAAATCGAATGGAATATCAATCGAGTCGACGCACCAAAAGCCTGGAAATTGGGATATGACGGATCGGGCACGGTTGTCGCGTCGATTGATACGGGCGTGCAGTGGGATCATCCGGCCTTGAAAGAAAAATACCGCGGATATGACCCGCAGCATCCCGATCAGCCTAACCACGAATTCAGTTGGTATGATGCGGTTTCAGGCGCTTCTGAACCATTTGACGATCTGGAGCACGGCACGCATGTAACCGGGACGATGGTCGGCTCAGAGCCTGACGGCCAAAACCAAATCGGCGTGGCGCCGGGTGCGAAGTGGATTGCTGTGAAAGCTTTTTCAGATGACGGCGGTACGGACGAAGACCTTATTGCAGCAGGTGAATGGATTTTGGCGCCAAAAGATAAAGACGGCAACCCGCACCCTGAAATGGCGCCGGATGTCGTCAATAACTCATGGTCAGGGGGAGCCGGGATTGATGAGTTTTACAGGGATATCGTAAAAGCGTGGCGAGCTGCCGGCATCTTTCCTGAGTTCTCTGCGGGGAACGTCGATTTCGCCAATCCGGGAGGACCTGCTTCGATTGCCAATCCGGCAAACTACCCTGAAGCGTTCGCAACCGGAGCGACAGACATCGATAATCGCTTAGCCGATTTTTCACTTCAAGGTCCTTCCCCGTATGATGAGACTAAGCCTGAAATATCGGCGCCTGGTGTCAACATTCGCTCATCTGTGCCTGGAAGCGGCTATCAAGACGGCTGGGACGGCACTTCAATGGCTGGCCCGCATGTCGCAGCCGCCGCCGCTCTTATCAAGCAAGCCGATTCGTCGATCACTGTTGATGAGACCGAAAAGATTTTGATGGAAACTGCAACACCGCTCACAGACAGCAAATTTACCGAATCGCCGAACAACGGATACGGCCACGGACTCGTGAACGTGTTTGACGCAGTGTCCGCTGTGACAGACGGGTTGGGCAGAGCGGAAGGACAAGTCGGAAAAGAAGGCGAAGACAAAAGTCCGCCGGCCTTAAACCATCAAGAGATCACCGAAATTTACTCAGGCTCGGAAACGCCTCTTAAAGCTGATGTAGAAGACGATGTCAGCATCATATCGGTCAAATTGAGCTATAAAACAGATGACGCCGATTGGGAGACGATCGCTGCCAAACAAACTTCCGGCGACTATAAAAAAGGAACGTACGAGGCGGCTGTAACTGTTTCTGAAGGGAAAACCCTTTCCTACAAGTGGATTGTCACCGATTTCGGAGGCAACAAAACGGAATCCAAAGTGTACGAAGTCCCGATTTCCCCGGCTGTGACAACAGGGTATAAACAAGATTTCGAGAATTCCGCCAGCGGCTGGCTCACATCAGGCGTGAAGAATTCATGGGAGCGCGGAATTCCTCAGTCAGGCCCGAACGCCGCAGCATCGGGAAAAAACGTATTCGCAACAAATCTGACAGGGCCGTATGAAAGTTCGGCTAATATGAATCTTCTCATGCCTCCTGTCAGCGTTCCAAAAAATCAAAAGCTTTATCTCACATACAAATATTGGCGCGATATTGAAGAGGACTTTGATTACGGCTTCGTTTACGTACAGCCTGAAGGAAAAGGTGAATGGATCCCGGCTGCCGAGTACAGCGGCAAGACATCAGAATGGAAAGACGGACAGATCGATTTGTCGGAATACGGGGGACAGACGATTAAGGTCATGTTCAACCTTCAATCTGACGACAGCATTGAAGGTGACGGGCTGTACATCGATGATGTAGCGCTTGTCAAGGAAGTGAAGAGCGCCGGTACGAAAAAACGATTGGGCGTTGAAAAACAGCCGGCCAAAATGAAGGATAAGAAAACAAAGAAACGAATGATTGATCCGAAAAAAGCAAAACCGGCAGAAGCCCTTCAGGAAAAAACCGAAACGAAAAAAGCAGCTCCTGCGGTTCTTCCGGTGCGCGCTCAGGTCAGCGTGCTGGAAACGGGCAAATCGACATATTCCAACCAGGCAACAGGCGCATACAGCTTGGCTCATGCACCTGGAACCTATACGCTGAAAGCGGAAGCGTACGGATATGAATCAACCGCCCAAACCGTAAAAATCGAGTCCGACAAGACAACAACGGCAGACTTTGTTTTAAAAGAACTAAAAAAAGGGACGCTCACCGGAACGATAAAAAATAAAAAAACGGGCGAACCCGTCCGGCATGCAAAGTTGTATATCGTTGAAGATGCAGCTGTAAAACCAGTCCAGACGGATGATGACGGAAGCTATTCATTAACGGCCTATGAAGGCTCGTATACGGTAAAGGTCTCTGCAAACGGATATTACAGCAGCGAGTTTTCCGTTGATTTAAAAGGCGATGTCTCGAAAGATATCGATCTCGATCCTTTCATCGGCTATCCGGGGGAAATAGGCTATGATGACGGAACCGGGGAAAACGCCTGGGCTTTCTATGAATCCGGCAACGGGCTGGCGGTTAAAATGACGCTTGAAAACGGGCAGGAAAAAGCCATGCTGAAAGGCGGTTTGTTTAAATTCTGGGATACAGAATTCCCTGATCCGGGCGGCACTGATTTTGCAGTAGAGGTCTATGATGCTTCGGGTGAAAAAGGCTCTCCGGGCAAAAAAATCGCCGGCCCGTTCAAGGCTGAAGCGCTCCGCACAGGCGAATGGACGACCGTTGATTTAGGTGACGAAGGCATCATCGTCGGAAAAGACTTTTACCTCGTATACGTCCAGAAAGAGGATCTGGCCAACTCACCTGGACTTGCTACAGACGAAGACGGAGAATATTCCGGCCGCAACTGGCAGTATACGGACGGCTCATGGTCAAAAGCGCCATCAGACCAAGGCAACTTTATGATCCGCGCTTTGGTCGACTATGAATTGTCGGTGCCTGTGATTACGTCTCCTAAAGACGGATTCATCACCAACCAAAAGAACGCTGTCATTGAAGGGACATCCTCGCCGAATACGACCGTTCATCTCTTTAACGGGGATGAAGAAGCCGGAACAGCGGAAACGGCGGCAGACGGCACTTTCTCAAAAGAAATACCGTTGAATAAAGGGGAAAATGTCATCACCGCGAAATCGTCATCGGCTTCCGGAACGACTGATGCTTCAGAACCGGTCCGGATCGTCCTTGACCAGAAAAAGCCGAAGCTTACAATCGACACGCCGGAAAGCGGCTCAAAACTCAATAAAGAGACCGTCACCGTGAAAGGAACAGTATCAGACGATCACTTAGAATCTGTTCATGTAAACGGCAAAAAAGCAGCTGTTGACAATGGCGAATATTCTGCAAGGATTATGCTTGACAACGGCAAAAATGAAATCAAAGTAACGGCATCGGATGCGGCAGGCAACAAAACGACCAAAAAGGTCACGGTAGATGTCAACTTTGAAGCGCCGCAAATCACCGGCTTGAAACCGGCCGAAGATCTCGAGCTCAAAACGGGAGAAACCGTGAAAATCGAGTTTGAAAGCGCCGCTGATTTGGATGCTGTCTTTGTGATCAGAATGCCGCTGACCAATTTCAAAACCGCTGCCCAAAACGTAACGGAGCTGCCGATCAGAGAAGTCTCAAAAGGAAAATATGAAGGATATTGGACCGCTACTTCAACTGCAAAAGCAAAAGGAGCGGAAATCGAGGTCATCGTCAGAGATGATTACGGCAATGAAACGAGACAAACGGCAAAAGGCAAGCTGTATATCAATGAAAAGCTGAAATAA
- the sigE gene encoding RNA polymerase sporulation sigma factor SigE, whose amino-acid sequence MKKLKLRLTYLWYKLLMKLGLKSDEIYYIGGSEALPPPLSKDEEQVLLHKLPDGDQAARAILIERNLRLVVYIARKFENTGINIEDLISIGTIGLIKAVNTFNPEKKIKLATYASRCIENEILMYLRRNNKIRSEVSFDEPLNIDWDGNELLLSDVLGTENDIITKDIEANVDKKLLKKALEQLNDREKQIMELRFGLVGGEEKTQKDVADMLGISQSYISRLEKRIIKRLRKEFNKMV is encoded by the coding sequence ATGAAAAAACTAAAATTAAGGTTAACCTATCTATGGTACAAACTTTTAATGAAACTGGGGCTGAAAAGCGACGAAATTTATTATATCGGCGGAAGCGAGGCGCTTCCCCCGCCATTGTCAAAAGATGAAGAGCAGGTGCTTCTCCATAAGCTGCCTGACGGTGATCAGGCGGCACGAGCGATTTTGATTGAACGAAATCTCAGACTGGTCGTGTACATCGCGAGAAAATTTGAAAATACAGGAATCAATATCGAGGATTTAATCTCCATCGGCACGATCGGGCTCATCAAAGCGGTGAATACGTTTAATCCCGAGAAAAAAATCAAACTGGCTACATATGCTTCCAGATGCATTGAAAATGAAATTTTGATGTATTTAAGAAGAAACAATAAAATCCGTTCAGAGGTATCATTCGACGAACCGCTGAACATCGATTGGGACGGAAATGAGCTGCTTCTCTCAGATGTGCTCGGAACAGAAAACGACATTATTACAAAAGACATCGAAGCAAACGTTGACAAGAAGCTGCTGAAAAAAGCGCTTGAACAGCTCAATGACAGAGAAAAACAGATCATGGAGCTCCGTTTCGGGCTTGTCGGAGGGGAAGAAAAAACACAAAAAGACGTTGCCGATATGCTCGGGATCTCCCAGTCATATATTTCCCGACTTGAAAAAAGAATTATTAAAAGGCTCCGAAAAGAATTCAACAAGATGGTTTAA
- a CDS encoding YggS family pyridoxal phosphate-dependent enzyme, whose amino-acid sequence MDVKSNLRHINDRINEACIKAGRTPDEISVIAVTKYVSPERAQAALDAGIRHLGENRDTGLLHKLDVLKDSEPVWHFIGTLQTRKVKAIIDHVSYIHSLDRLSLADEIQKRAKKPIDCFVQVNTSLEPSKHGMAKEEVLPFVKKLSGYENIRIAGLMTMAPFTDDEKAIRSCFRLLRELRDEVRGLDQWNAPCSELSMGMSNDYAIAVEEGATFVRIGSSLVGNETGGGQS is encoded by the coding sequence GTGGATGTAAAAAGCAATTTACGACATATAAATGACAGGATCAACGAAGCGTGTATCAAAGCGGGCAGAACGCCCGACGAAATATCCGTCATCGCTGTCACGAAATATGTTTCCCCGGAACGGGCGCAGGCAGCGCTGGATGCAGGAATCAGGCATTTGGGTGAAAACCGTGATACCGGGCTGCTTCACAAGCTCGACGTTCTGAAAGACAGCGAACCGGTATGGCATTTTATCGGAACCCTGCAGACGAGAAAGGTAAAAGCAATCATCGATCATGTCTCATATATCCATTCTTTAGACAGGCTTTCACTGGCCGATGAAATTCAAAAGAGGGCAAAAAAACCGATTGACTGTTTTGTCCAGGTCAACACATCCCTTGAACCTTCAAAACACGGCATGGCAAAAGAAGAAGTTCTTCCTTTTGTAAAAAAACTGTCTGGATACGAAAACATTCGGATCGCGGGATTAATGACGATGGCTCCTTTTACGGATGATGAGAAGGCAATCAGAAGCTGTTTTCGCTTGCTGAGAGAGCTGCGCGACGAGGTGCGGGGCCTTGATCAATGGAACGCTCCGTGCAGCGAGCTTTCGATGGGTATGTCTAACGACTATGCGATCGCAGTCGAGGAAGGCGCGACATTCGTCAGAATCGGATCTTCCTTAGTCGGAAATGAAACTGGAGGTGGACAATCATGA
- the pgeF gene encoding peptidoglycan editing factor PgeF — MNTYNPFRLDAPSMLLIEEWNQTAETGGAVTAGFTTKNGGESEPPFHSLNTGLHVQDHEQHVINNRKKVADILKTDLHDWVFADQTHEDRIHKVTDGDRASGAFRYDTALKATDGLYTDRPNLFLALCFADCVPVYFYDPVRSLVGIAHAGWKGTALGIAASMVDMWIRREGSNPADIRAVIGPAIGSCCYTVDDHVIDKIRNLPLQQEDKAFLTIKEGEYRLELKEVNRQLLVHAGIPNGQIEVSSLCTSCERSLFFSHRRDRGKTGRMMSFIGLKEV; from the coding sequence ATGAATACATATAACCCCTTTCGTCTTGATGCTCCGTCAATGCTTTTGATTGAGGAATGGAATCAGACGGCGGAAACCGGCGGAGCCGTCACAGCCGGATTTACGACAAAAAACGGCGGAGAAAGCGAACCGCCTTTTCACTCATTGAATACAGGGCTGCACGTTCAGGATCATGAACAGCATGTCATCAATAACAGAAAAAAGGTTGCCGACATCCTAAAAACAGATCTGCACGACTGGGTATTTGCTGATCAGACGCATGAAGACCGGATTCATAAAGTGACGGATGGCGATCGCGCCAGCGGCGCTTTCCGATACGATACGGCGCTGAAGGCTACGGACGGACTTTATACAGACAGGCCAAACCTGTTTTTGGCGCTTTGCTTTGCCGACTGCGTTCCCGTTTATTTTTACGATCCGGTCCGCTCGCTGGTCGGCATCGCTCACGCGGGCTGGAAAGGCACCGCACTTGGGATCGCCGCCAGCATGGTTGACATGTGGATCAGGCGGGAAGGGTCGAATCCCGCAGACATCCGTGCCGTGATCGGGCCTGCGATCGGTTCGTGCTGCTACACTGTCGACGATCATGTAATAGACAAAATCAGAAATCTTCCTCTTCAGCAAGAAGACAAAGCCTTTTTGACGATAAAAGAAGGGGAGTACCGTCTCGAATTAAAAGAAGTGAACAGGCAGCTGCTTGTACACGCCGGAATTCCAAACGGCCAGATCGAAGTGAGTTCCCTTTGTACGAGCTGCGAGCGTTCACTGTTTTTCTCCCATCGGAGAGACCGGGGAAAAACCGGACGGATGATGTCCTTCATCGGATTAAAGGAGGTATAG
- the spoIIGA gene encoding sigma-E processing peptidase SpoIIGA has protein sequence MEIYLDAIWLLNFCFDLLLLMMTAFILKRRVKKRRLILGAFVASSIVLFMFTPFSPYVLHPAGKLSFSVVIVLVAFGFKRFRFFLQNLFSFYFATFLMGGGIIGAHSLLETDSIMENGVFMTNWSGFGDPVSWLFVCVGFAAVWLFSKKRFEDAEAKKIQYEERVRLEACIGEHTLHFTGLIDSGNQLYDPITKTPVMIVNIEKLKVVLGEEASVTIKEMSPLDAVGKLDEALPYIGRIRLIPYRGVGHQHQFLLCLKPDHVLVCTEREVIEAPKCLIGISTSPLSADGEFDAIVHPKMLAGNPVKHVS, from the coding sequence GTGGAAATCTATTTAGATGCGATATGGCTGTTAAACTTTTGTTTTGACTTGCTGCTTTTAATGATGACCGCATTTATTTTAAAGCGAAGGGTTAAAAAGCGGAGGCTGATCCTAGGGGCATTTGTCGCGTCAAGCATCGTTCTGTTTATGTTTACACCTTTTTCACCGTACGTCCTTCATCCTGCCGGCAAACTGTCGTTTTCGGTTGTGATCGTTCTTGTGGCATTTGGTTTTAAGCGGTTCCGGTTTTTTTTGCAGAATTTGTTTTCTTTTTATTTTGCCACTTTTTTAATGGGAGGAGGGATTATCGGAGCGCATTCTTTGCTTGAAACGGATTCGATCATGGAAAACGGCGTCTTTATGACGAATTGGTCCGGTTTTGGAGACCCCGTCAGCTGGCTGTTTGTCTGTGTGGGTTTTGCGGCTGTATGGCTGTTTTCAAAAAAGCGTTTTGAAGATGCTGAAGCGAAGAAAATTCAATACGAAGAACGCGTCCGCCTAGAGGCCTGCATTGGTGAACATACGCTTCATTTCACCGGATTGATTGACTCCGGAAACCAGCTCTACGATCCAATCACAAAAACGCCCGTCATGATCGTCAATATTGAAAAATTGAAAGTTGTATTGGGAGAAGAGGCAAGTGTGACCATCAAGGAAATGAGCCCGCTTGATGCCGTCGGGAAACTGGATGAAGCACTGCCGTATATCGGGCGGATCCGCCTGATTCCGTACCGCGGGGTCGGCCATCAGCATCAGTTTCTGCTCTGCTTAAAGCCGGATCATGTGCTCGTTTGTACGGAAAGAGAAGTGATTGAAGCGCCGAAATGCCTGATTGGCATCAGCACATCACCGCTTTCCGCTGACGGCGAATTTGACGCCATCGTCCATCCGAAAATGCTGGCCGGAAACCCGGTCAAACACGTTTCTTAA
- the sepF gene encoding cell division protein SepF yields the protein MSLKNKFKNFFSLDDEEYEYEYIETDREEIPEEHESKDRTAYQSKAAGKQNVVSLQSVQKSSKVVLSEPRVYAEAQEIADHIKNRRAVVVNLQRIQHDQAKRIVDFLSGTVYALGGDIQRIGADIFLCTPENVDVSGTISELIEEEHQRW from the coding sequence ATGAGTTTGAAAAACAAATTTAAAAACTTTTTTTCCTTGGATGATGAGGAATACGAATACGAGTATATTGAAACAGACAGGGAGGAAATCCCTGAAGAGCATGAATCAAAAGACAGAACCGCCTACCAGTCTAAAGCGGCTGGGAAGCAGAATGTCGTAAGTTTGCAAAGCGTTCAGAAATCTTCTAAAGTAGTGTTAAGTGAGCCTCGGGTGTACGCGGAAGCCCAGGAAATCGCAGACCATATCAAAAACCGACGCGCCGTCGTCGTGAACCTGCAGCGCATCCAGCACGATCAGGCGAAAAGAATCGTTGATTTCTTGAGCGGAACTGTATATGCTCTCGGCGGCGATATTCAGCGGATCGGAGCGGACATCTTTTTATGCACGCCTGAGAACGTCGATGTTTCCGGCACGATTTCCGAGCTCATAGAAGAAGAACATCAGAGGTGGTAA